The following coding sequences lie in one Musa acuminata AAA Group cultivar baxijiao chromosome BXJ1-8, Cavendish_Baxijiao_AAA, whole genome shotgun sequence genomic window:
- the LOC135588198 gene encoding clustered mitochondria protein-like, translating into MAGKSKGKNKGRTLNSDSLSSAESQLKPLDSSALSHDGSGAVEASNGDANGVKGASRTPATDGSVGDKAQKGDAPATATKQAEGDLHLYPVPVKALSGEKLELQLSPGDSVMDVRQFLLDAPETCFFTCYDLFLHTKDGSSHHLEDYNEISEVADITAGGCSLEMVAALYNDRSIRSHIHRCRELLSLASLQPSLSTLLALQHENTQQKTSDAVKVESAETDRPGFMEDIAGALSDLLSSPSPKEIKCVESIIFSTFNPPPSYRRLVGDLIYMDVVSLEGNTYCITGTTRGFYVNSSTARILDPRPLKPAYETSTLIGLLQKISSKFKKGFREILDRKASTHPFESVQSLLPPNTWLGVYPIPDHKRDPARAEDSLSLSFGSELIGMQRDWNEELQSCREFPHKTLQERILRERALYKVTCDFVDAAIEGAIGVISRCIPPINPTDPECFHMYVHNNIFFSFAVDADLGHTSKSQEPNVQMNSRDVSENCEDKVSCNPPARTAGNKLFGATANSSMCMSTSPDKEQKQGVSDPMTDASAEVQIADSEQATYASANNDLKGTKAYQEADVPGLYNLAMAIVDYRGYRVVAQSIIPGILQGDKSNSLQYGSVDNGKKIYWNESFHSKVVEAAKCLHLKEHMVLDGSGNAVKLAAPVECKGIVGSDDRHYLLDLMRVTPRDANYIGPAHRFCVLRPELVASFCVAEAAERSQSSAKTTTQAPEAPCNQDISSGDVTVTVEDSSNTDEERAPAPFVLGISSDKILLNPNVFTDFKMAGDQEEINADESVVRKAGSYLVDVVIPKCVQDLCTLEISPMDGQTLADALHAHGINIRYLGKVANMIKHLPHLWDICSTEIVVRSTKHILKDLLRESEDHDLGPAITHFFNCFIGHVSPVAAKGNSDNMQSKTQKKAQGRHQSQHKFMKGQIRRLHGEFSTKNNLSYMHLTSEGLWSRIQEFANFKYQFELPDAARTRVKKLAVIRNLCQKVGITIAARKYDLGASLPFQTSDILNLQPVVKHSVPTCSEAKDLMESGKARLSEGLLNEAYTLFSEAFSILQQITGPLHRDVASCCRYLAMVLYHAGDIAGAIVQQHKELIINERCLGLDHPDTAHSYGNIALFYHGLNQTELGLRHMSRTLLLLSLSSGPDHPDVAATFINVAMMYQDIGNMETALRYLQEALKKNERLLGPEHIQTAVCYHALAIAFDCMGAYRLSIQHEKKTHDILVKQLGEEDSRTKESESWMETFRLREQQVNAQKQKGQTVDSASALKAINILKANPELVQAFQTAARSWNAGLTVNKSRSTSVVGEALPRGRRVDKRAAQAVAEARKKAAARGILVRQNAAPVQPLPPLSQLLNIINSSSTPDAPNSGQAQEPKDAGNGWVSDGSVGAADASGSGHKDEAPVGLGTSLASLDSKKQKLKSKATS; encoded by the exons ATGGCTGGAAAATCTAAGGGAAAGAATAAGGGGAGAACATTGAATTCTGATTCCCTGAGTTCAGCAGAATCACAACTGAAGCCACTAGATTCATCGGCATTATCCCATGATGGTTCGGGTGCCGTGGAAGCATCTAATGGTGATGCCAATGGAGTCAAAGGGGCAAGTAGAACTCCTGCAACGGATGGTAGTGTGGGTGACAAGGCACAGAAGGGAGATGCTCCAGCAACAGCTACAAAGCAGGCTGAag GTGATCTTCATCTCTACCCTGTGCCAGTCAAGGCACTTTCTGGTGAGAAACTAGAGTTGCAG CTAAGCCCAGGGGATTCTGTGATGGATGTCAGACAGTTCCTTCTTGATGCTCCAGAGACTTGTTTCTTTACTTGCTATGATTTGTTTTTGCATACAAAAGATGGTTCCAGTCATCATTTAGAAGACTACAATGAAATTTCTGAAGTTGCAGATATTACTGCTGGTGGTTGCTCCTTAGAGATGGTTGCAG CATTATACAATGACAGATCCATCCGGTCTCATATCCATCGTTGCCGGGAATTGCTCTCTCTTGCAAGTTTGCAGCCATCCTTATCGACATTGCTGGCTTTGCAGCATGAAAACACACAACAAAAAACTTCAG ATGCTGTGAAAGTGGAATCTGCAGAGACTGATCGACCAGGATTCATGGAGGATATTGCTGGTGCCCTTTCTGATCTGCTGTCATCGCCCTCACCTAAGGAGATCAAATGTGTTGAGAGCATCATTTTCTCCACTTTTAACCCTCCTCCAAGTTACAGGAG ATTAGTTGGAGATCTGATTTATATGGATGTAGTGTCACTAGAAGGAAACACATATTGCATCACAGGAACCACACGAGGTTTTTATGTGAATTCTAGCACAGCAAGAATTCTGGATCCTAGACCATTAAAGCCTGCTTATGAGACAAGCACTCTAATTGGTTTGTTGCAAAAGATCAGCTCCAAGTTCAAGAAAG GTTTTCGGGAAATTTTGGACCGAAAAGCATCTACACATCCTTTTGAAAGTGTTCAATCACTTTTGCCACCAAATACATGGTTGGGAGTATATCCTATTCCAG ATCATAAAAGGGACCCAGCAAGGGCAGAAgattctctttctctttcatttGGAAGCGAGCTTATCGGCATGCAAAGGGATTGGAATGAAGAATTACAGTCATGTCGAGAGTTTCCTCATAAGACTCTTCAAGAAAG GATATTGCGTGAAAGGGCTCTTTATAAAGTGACTTGTGATTTCGTTGATGCAGCAATCGAGGGTGCAATAGGAGTCATCAGCAGATGTATTCCCCCTATTAATCCAACAGATCCTGAGTGTTTTCATAT GTATGTACATAATAACATTTTCTTCAGTTTTGCTGTGGATGCTGACCTTGGACATACGTCCAAAAGTCAAGAACCAAATGTTCAGATGAACTCTAGAGATGTTTCTGAAAACTGTGAGGACAAAGTATCATGTAATCCTCCGGCAAGGACCGCTGGTAATAAGTTGTTTGGGGCCACTGCCAACTCCAGCATGTGTATGTCCACGAGCCCAGATAAAGAACAAAAACAAGGTGTTTCAGATCCCATGACTGATGCATCTGCTGAGGTGCAGATTGCTGATAGTGAGCAGGCCACATATGCTTCTGCAAATAATGATCTGAAAGGAACCAAAGCCTACCAGGAAGCTGATGTtcctggactttataatcttgcaATGGCTATAGTTGATTACAGAGGCTATAGAGTGGTAGCACAG AGCATTATTCCTGGTATCCTTCAAGGAGATAAATCAAACTCCCTACAGTATGGTTCCGTTGACAATGGAAAGAAGATCTATTGGAATGAATCATTTCATTCCAAG GTTGTAGAGGCAGCCAAGTGCCTCCACTTGAAGGAACACATGGTGTTGGATGGTTCGGGAAATGCTGTCAAATTAGCTGCTCCAGTAGAATGCAAGGGTATTGTGGGTAGTGATGACAG GCACTATCTTTTGGATTTGATGAGAGTGACTCCGCGTGATGCAAATTATATTGGACCAGCACACCGATTTTGTGTCTTGAGGCCTGAGCTTGTTGCTTCATTTTGTGTG GCTGAAGCAGCAGAGAGGTCACAATCTAGTGCTAAAACAACAACACAGGCCCCAGAAGCCCCGTGCAATCAAGATATTAGCAGTGGCGATGTAACG GTTACTGTAGAAGACAGCTCAAATACGGATGAAGAACGTGCTCCTGCGCCTTTTGTGCTTGGTATCTCATCTGACAAAATACTTCTGAATCCGAATGTGTTTACTGATTTTAAAATGGCCGGTGACCAAGAG GAAATTAATGCTGATGAATCAGTTGTTAGGAAAGCTGGTTCTTATCTCGTGGATGTGGTTATCCCAAAATGTGTTCAAGATCTTTGCACTCTTGAGATTTCACCTATGGATGGCCAAACATTAGCTGATGCACTCCATGCTCATGGGATAAACATTCGATATCTTGGAAAA GTAGCTAATATGATCAAGCATTTGCCTCATCTATGGGATATATGCTCCACTGAGATTGTTGTTAGGTCAACGAAGCACATCCTAAAG GATTTACTTAGGGAGTCTGAGGATCATGATCTAGGGCCAGCCATCACAcatttctttaattgttttattgGGCATGTTTCACCTGTTGCTGCAAAAGGAAATTCAGACAATATGCAGTCAAAAACCCAAAAGAAA GCCCAAGGACGCCACCAATCTCAGCATAAGTTCATGAAGGGTCAAATTAGACGGCTCCATGGAGAATTTTCTACTAAAAATAATCTATCATATATGCATTTAACCTCTGAAGGATTATGGTCTCGCATTCAGGAATTTGCAAATTTCAAATATCAG TTTGAATTACCAGATGCTGCAAGGACTCGGGTAAAAAAGCTGGCAGTTATTCGCAATTTGTGCCAAAAG GTAGGGATAACAATTGCAGCGAGAAAGTATGATCTTGGTGCTTCACTACCATTCCAAACCTCAGATATTTTGAATCTCCAACCTGTTGTAAAACATTCGGTTCCTACGTGTTCAGAAGCAAAGGATCTCATGGAATCAGGGAAAGCTAGATTATCTGAG GGACTGCTCAATGAGGCTTACACTCTTTTTTCTGAAGCCTTTTCCATACTTCAGCAA ATTACAGGTCCTTTGCACCGAGATGTGGCTAGTTGTTGTCG GTATCTGGCAATGGTTTTATATCATGCAGGTGACATCGCAGGAGCAATTGTGCAACAGCATAAAGAACTAATTATAAATGAGCGTTGCCTTGGTCTAGATCACCCTGACACTGCTCATAG CTATGGGAATATTGCTCTTTTCTACCATGGTCTAAATCAGACAGAACTTGGTCTGCGTCATATGTCTCGGACACTGCTTCTACTTAGCTTATCATCAGGGCCTGATCATCCTGATGTTGCAGCAACCTTCATAAATGTTGCTATGATGTACCAGGATATCGGAAACATGGAAACTGCTCTCCGGTATTTACAAGAAGCTCTGAAAAAGAATGAAAGGCTTCTTGGTCCTGAACATATTCAGACTGCAGTGTGTTATCATGCTCTTGCCATTGCATTTGACTGTATGGGTGCCTACAGACTTTCTATTCAG CATGAAAAGAAAACTCATGATATACTAGTTAAGCAGCTTGGAGAGGAAGATTCAAGAACAAAAGAATCAGAAAGTTGGATGGAGACATTTAGATTGCGTGAACAGCAG GTGAATGCACAAAAGCAAAAAGGACAAACTGTTGATTCCGCTTCTGCCCTCAAGGCTATCAATATTTTGAAG GCAAATCCTGAACTGGTACAAGCTTTCCAAACTGCAGCCAGGTCTTGGAATGCCGGCTTAACAGTCAATAAGTCTCGAAGCACTTCTGTGGTTGGTGAGGCCCTTCCTCGTGGAAGGAGAGTTGACAAGAGAGCAGCTCAAGCAGTAGCAGAAGCACGGAAGAAAGCTGCAGCCAGAGGCATCCTCGTTCGCCAGAATGCAGCTCCTGTCCAACCGTTGCCCCCattatcacaacttctcaacatcATCAATTCAAGTTCTACTCCTGATGCTCCAAATAGTGGCCAAGCACAAGAACCCAAGGATGCAGGTAATGGCTGGGTGTCTGATGGCTCTGTTGGGGCTGCTGATGCCAGTGGGTCAGGCCACAAAGATGAAGCTCCTGTTGGATTAGGGACATCTTTAGCTTCATTGGActccaagaaacaaaaattaaaatccAAAGCCACATCATGA
- the LOC135588202 gene encoding protein POLYCHOME-like yields the protein MAETRQGVNRGGETTGSATNLGFWIRRAAYLASRTGSRSTRVQSVVFATDDKENVTPSRAARRRGRTRKSPLPEWYPRTPLRDITVIVNALERRRMRVRAAATARQSTSDPEPAAVEKGLLDSSSSTAAAGRSSVSATEQPPQICSSSNASSPREDPPDQPTEYEKNLEIYIGEMERLVTENLKRSPMPPAKRAKRTLISMR from the coding sequence ATGGCCGAGACGAGGCAGGGGGTGAATCGGGGCGGGGAGACCACGGGAAGCGCCACCAACCTGGGGTTCTGGATCCGGAGGGCTGCTTACCTAGCGTCGAGGACGGGATCGAGATCAACGCGTGTCCAGAGTGTGGTGTTCGCCACCGACGACAAGGAGAACGTCACCCCGTCGCGGGCAGCGCGACGCCGTGGCCGGACGAGGAAGAGTCCTCTGCCCGAGTGGTATCCTCGTACGCCTCTCCGCGATATCACCGTCATCGTCAATGCTTTGGAGCGGAGAAGGATGCGTGTAAGGGCTGCTGCTACGGCCCGGCAAAGCACCTCCGACCCTGAACCAGCAGCAGTTGAGAAGGGTctcctcgattcctcttccagcaCTGCAGCTGCCGGCCGTTCCTCCGTTTCTGCAACGGAGCAACCACCCCAGATATGTTCGTCTTCCAACGCCTCATCTCCTAGGGAGGATCCACCCGATCAACCAACCGAATACGAGAAGAACTTGGAGATTTATATCGGTGAGATGGAGAGGCTTGTGACGGAGAACCTGAAGAGGTCGCCGATGCCGCCTGCGAAACGGGCCAAGCGCACTCTCATCTCGATGCGATGA